One window from the genome of Trueperaceae bacterium encodes:
- a CDS encoding endonuclease, whose product MASDLTKLSINMYTTREQWGFRDAIEGYARHNIRGVSVSHTKLREVGLKEASRMLRNHGMTVTGYCIGGLLTDNXQKLFRKAIDENLRIIDEASEIGARCVVFVAGGIPEGSKDFTGARERCLEGLASILPYARERDVTIGLEPLHPMTSAFRSCLTTLGEANDWIEKLDVGPELSIVIDVYHVWWDPNLEREIERSRGRISAFHVCDWLRETVDLRVDRGMMGDGVIDIPRIRNLVEATGYNGFHEVEIFSERNWWRRNPDEVVKIAKKRYLQFV is encoded by the coding sequence ATGGCTAGCGATCTAACTAAACTTTCAATCAACATGTACACCACTAGGGAACAGTGGGGCTTTCGTGATGCTATTGAGGGCTATGCCCGTCACAACATTCGGGGTGTCTCTGTATCGCACACAAAGTTACGTGAAGTTGGCTTGAAGGAGGCATCCAGAATGTTACGTAACCACGGTATGACCGTCACTGGTTACTGTATTGGTGGGCTCCTGACGGATAATGANCAGAAACTATTCCGGAAGGCNATTGACGAAAACCTCCGCATTATTGACGAAGCCTCTGAGATAGGGGCTCGTTGTGTTGTTTTCGTTGCAGGGGGCATACCCGAAGGTTCTAAGGACTTTACGGGTGCCCGCGAACGTTGTCTAGAGGGGCTGGCTAGTATTCTCCCCTACGCTCGGGAACGGGACGTAACGATTGGCCTTGAACCATTGCATCCCATGACTTCAGCCTTCCGCTCCTGTCTTACAACCCTCGGTGAGGCTAACGATTGGATTGAAAAGCTGGATGTGGGCCCGGAACTGAGCATAGTTATTGACGTTTATCACGTGTGGTGGGACCCAAATCTAGAACGTGAAATTGAACGATCACGGGGACGAATATCAGCTTTTCATGTATGTGATTGGCTTAGAGAAACGGTTGATCTTCGCGTTGATCGCGGAATGATGGGTGATGGTGTTATCGATATCCCTCGGATCCGCAACCTAGTCGAGGCCACCGGCTACAACGGCTTTCATGAAGTCGAAATATTCTCCGAACGAAATTGGTGGCGTCGTAATCCTGACGAGGTAGTCAAAATCGCAAAGAAGAGATATTTGCAATTCGTCTAG
- a CDS encoding sulfatase, whose protein sequence is MSARQPPNIVLLGIDSLLATHLSCYGYPKQTTPHIDHFAEGGVLFERTYSPHIPTTSAYASMLTGMDSFGTQVVALRHQGPLRSEVLTAAEIFRDFGYDTSCVGFTGNPSSRGFDRYFDYPAWDCPPEGRMHKAHDLNKVAIPELERMAGNDQPFFLFLRHMDPHSPYLPPEPYDRMFYHGNEFDPANKSMDPVWAFKPMSTYFSTWMPKGVTDKNYIIAQYDGAIAYMDACIQRIFTTLEGLGILDETIIVINGDHGETLYDHECWFDHHGIYDVTLHVPLILRYPKRIPAGARVKGYNQHKDLLPTLLDLADLEQNKIDWPSDKRFDGHSLMSLVEGEEASFDSEFYITECTWMRKHGWRTPEWKLIQALEPDFHFKPEIELYNLVKDPGENQNLAAKEPEMVALLTSRMERWIAKREAETGFTNPMYTQENWHGNSNVGTFKTSQEAYETLFIGAVKDGERLQAGEVNNDEEE, encoded by the coding sequence ATGAGTGCACGCCAGCCGCCGAATATCGTTCTTCTGGGTATCGATTCGTTACTCGCCACCCACTTGAGTTGCTATGGCTACCCAAAGCAAACCACGCCACACATAGACCATTTTGCCGAAGGTGGCGTCTTGTTCGAAAGGACCTATAGTCCCCACATACCGACTACTAGTGCCTACGCATCTATGCTTACGGGAATGGATTCCTTTGGCACACAAGTTGTTGCACTTCGCCATCAAGGGCCTCTTCGCTCCGAGGTTTTAACAGCGGCAGAAATCTTTCGCGATTTCGGTTATGACACTAGTTGTGTTGGTTTTACAGGTAATCCTAGCTCCCGAGGGTTCGACCGGTATTTTGATTACCCCGCGTGGGATTGTCCCCCAGAGGGTCGCATGCATAAGGCGCACGATCTAAACAAAGTAGCTATACCCGAGCTTGAGCGCATGGCTGGCAATGACCAGCCGTTTTTCCTCTTCTTGAGGCACATGGATCCTCACTCACCATACTTGCCTCCTGAGCCTTACGACCGGATGTTTTACCATGGTAATGAGTTCGACCCAGCTAACAAATCTATGGATCCCGTTTGGGCGTTCAAACCAATGTCAACCTATTTTTCGACCTGGATGCCAAAGGGAGTTACCGATAAAAACTACATAATTGCTCAATATGACGGCGCAATAGCCTACATGGATGCCTGTATCCAACGAATCTTCACAACTTTAGAAGGACTCGGCATCTTGGATGAAACTATCATAGTGATTAACGGTGATCACGGAGAAACTCTTTATGATCACGAGTGTTGGTTTGACCATCATGGTATTTACGACGTTACGTTGCATGTCCCATTGATATTGCGTTACCCAAAGAGAATTCCAGCAGGTGCGCGAGTAAAGGGCTACAACCAACACAAGGACCTACTTCCCACTTTGCTTGACCTGGCAGATTTAGAACAAAATAAAATTGACTGGCCTAGCGACAAGCGTTTTGACGGACACAGCCTAATGTCTTTGGTGGAAGGTGAAGAAGCCTCATTTGACAGCGAGTTTTACATCACCGAATGCACCTGGATGCGTAAGCATGGTTGGCGCACACCCGAATGGAAACTTATCCAAGCACTCGAACCCGACTTTCACTTTAAACCTGAGATTGAACTCTACAACCTCGTTAAAGATCCAGGTGAGAACCAGAACTTAGCAGCTAAGGAACCCGAAATGGTAGCTCTTCTCACTTCAAGAATGGAAAGATGGATCGCGAAACGTGAAGCTGAGACAGGTTTTACCAACCCTATGTATACCCAGGAAAATTGGCATGGCAACAGTAATGTTGGAACGTTCAAAACTTCTCAGGAGGCATACGAAACGTTGTTCATCGGCGCAGTAAAGGATGGGGAAAGACTTCAGGCAGGTGAAGTAAATAACGATGAGGAGGAGTGA
- a CDS encoding xylose isomerase, which translates to MKLGANSVLFGNDNMETTFKYLSMAGYDGIEMGAIPQMADHLDLSCWRDQVDEIRRLSQTYGLELLAMEQPQQDPDLMEQAFQAAVEIGIPIINVGPGGTSGEKESLQQSIDSLGQLVNRAEHYGVTLCVKAHVGAAIYNTPTSLQALDAIRSPAFGLDMDPSHIYRAGEDPVEALRAVITRIKHVHIRDCKTRQDEMDAATAAQLQTAAGHGPGEPPDQANGRGDIDLLGYIRTLHEHGYTGPLNLEVIGTRAKGYTTEQCCVIAAEARGHMQSCLQACGAR; encoded by the coding sequence ATGAAATTAGGTGCAAATTCTGTTCTTTTTGGTAACGACAATATGGAAACGACTTTTAAGTATTTATCTATGGCTGGTTACGATGGGATAGAGATGGGTGCTATTCCTCAAATGGCGGACCATCTAGACCTTAGCTGCTGGCGTGATCAGGTTGACGAAATTAGAAGGCTTAGCCAAACTTATGGATTAGAACTACTGGCGATGGAGCAACCACAACAAGACCCAGACCTTATGGAACAAGCATTCCAGGCTGCTGTTGAGATCGGCATTCCCATTATTAATGTTGGGCCTGGTGGGACATCTGGTGAAAAGGAGAGTCTTCAGCAATCTATTGACTCTTTGGGTCAGTTAGTAAATCGAGCTGAGCACTACGGTGTGACTCTTTGCGTCAAAGCGCACGTCGGAGCCGCAATCTATAACACCCCAACGAGCCTTCAAGCCCTAGACGCTATTAGGTCACCAGCCTTCGGTTTAGACATGGATCCATCTCACATTTACCGAGCTGGTGAGGATCCGGTAGAAGCTCTCAGGGCAGTAATAACGCGCATAAAGCATGTACACATACGTGACTGCAAAACTCGGCAAGATGAGATGGACGCAGCGACTGCAGCGCAATTACAGACTGCTGCAGGTCATGGCCCAGGTGAACCACCTGACCAAGCTAATGGTCGGGGTGACATAGATCTTCTGGGATACATAAGAACCCTTCATGAACACGGCTACACTGGACCCCTCAATCTGGAGGTAATTGGAACGCGAGCTAAAGGTTACACAACAGAACAGTGTTGCGTTATAGCTGCCGAAGCGCGTGGGCACATGCAGAGTTGTCTTCAAGCC